The Halopseudomonas sabulinigri genome window below encodes:
- the cysT gene encoding sulfate/thiosulfate ABC transporter permease CysT translates to MARNNKPGKRVLPGFALSLGVSLLFIGLVLLLPLTGLVMQAADMSWVQYWAVISDERVVASYRVTLWAAAIASVFNGVVGLLLAWVLVRYEFWGKRIVDALMDLPFALPTAVAGITLAALFSEGGWYGQLLAAVGIKVAFTPLGIIVAMSFTSLPFVVRTVQPVLEDLAPEDEEAAVSMGASDWTVFRRVLFPALWPALLTGVALSFTRSLGEFGAVIFIAGNMPYVSEITSLMIFVRLQEYDYAAASAIASVVLIASLVLLLAINLWQARYLRRLHGR, encoded by the coding sequence CTGGCGAGAAACAACAAGCCCGGCAAGCGCGTTTTGCCGGGCTTTGCTTTGAGTCTTGGTGTCTCACTGCTCTTTATTGGGCTGGTGCTGCTGCTGCCATTGACCGGCCTGGTCATGCAGGCCGCCGATATGAGCTGGGTGCAATACTGGGCAGTAATCAGTGACGAGCGTGTGGTTGCATCCTATCGCGTGACGCTTTGGGCCGCTGCCATCGCTTCGGTGTTCAACGGGGTGGTCGGGCTGCTGTTGGCCTGGGTGTTGGTGCGCTATGAGTTTTGGGGCAAACGGATTGTCGATGCGCTGATGGATCTACCGTTTGCGCTGCCCACAGCGGTGGCCGGCATCACCCTCGCGGCGTTGTTCTCCGAAGGCGGTTGGTATGGTCAGCTGCTGGCTGCTGTCGGGATCAAGGTTGCCTTTACCCCTCTGGGTATTATTGTTGCTATGTCGTTTACCAGTTTACCCTTTGTGGTCAGGACGGTTCAGCCGGTGCTCGAAGACCTTGCGCCGGAAGACGAAGAGGCGGCAGTCAGTATGGGCGCGAGTGACTGGACGGTGTTTCGTCGCGTGTTGTTCCCCGCCTTGTGGCCAGCTCTTTTGACCGGAGTAGCGCTCTCGTTTACCCGTAGTCTCGGCGAGTTTGGCGCAGTCATCTTTATCGCCGGTAATATGCCTTATGTCAGTGAGATCACCAGTCTGATGATTTTCGTGCGGCTGCAGGAGTATGACTATGCGGCGGCCAGCGCGATTGCTTCGGTGGTACTGATCGCGTCGTTGGTGCTGCTGCTGGCGATCAACTTGTGGCAGGCGCGTTATCTGCGTCGCCTGCACGGACGCTAA
- the urtB gene encoding urea ABC transporter permease subunit UrtB gives MGGYTSQELTAIFVMQGFSGLSLFCVFLLMALGLAIIFGQMGVINMAHGEFLTLGAYITWMVSKLATETWPWMQDFYFPLAVVLAFAGTFVLGYLVEMLLIRRLYSRPLDTLLATWGLGLILQQIYRSTFGPREVSVVMPDWLMGSWAPTDIIDIPLNGLFVMGITSLMTLLVVILLYRSRWGIKVRATTQNRAMANAAGINTQRVDRFTFALGCGIAGVAGAAFTTIASTGPTTGGLYIVDTFLVVVFGGAASLLGTVVSAFGIAQSQSILEFFLSGSMAKVITLLTVVGILMFRPQGLFASKVRR, from the coding sequence ATGGGCGGTTACACATCGCAGGAGCTGACGGCCATTTTCGTCATGCAGGGCTTCAGTGGCCTGAGCCTGTTCTGCGTCTTTCTGCTGATGGCCCTCGGGCTGGCGATCATTTTCGGGCAGATGGGCGTTATCAATATGGCCCATGGTGAGTTTCTTACCCTGGGCGCTTACATCACCTGGATGGTATCCAAACTGGCCACGGAAACCTGGCCCTGGATGCAGGATTTTTACTTCCCGCTGGCGGTGGTGCTCGCCTTTGCCGGTACCTTTGTGCTCGGTTATCTGGTGGAAATGCTGTTGATCAGGCGCCTTTACAGTCGGCCGCTGGATACGCTGCTGGCGACCTGGGGGCTGGGTCTGATCCTGCAGCAGATTTACCGCTCTACTTTCGGTCCGCGTGAAGTCAGCGTGGTGATGCCCGACTGGCTGATGGGGTCTTGGGCGCCAACCGACATTATCGATATTCCATTGAACGGCCTGTTCGTGATGGGCATCACCTCCCTGATGACGCTGCTGGTAGTGATACTGCTGTATCGCTCGCGCTGGGGCATCAAGGTGCGTGCCACCACGCAGAACCGGGCAATGGCAAACGCCGCGGGTATCAATACCCAGCGGGTTGACCGTTTTACCTTTGCACTGGGTTGCGGCATCGCCGGTGTGGCGGGTGCGGCCTTTACCACTATTGCCTCCACCGGGCCGACCACCGGCGGGCTGTATATCGTCGATACCTTCCTGGTGGTGGTGTTTGGCGGTGCAGCCAGCTTGCTCGGCACCGTGGTCTCGGCGTTCGGTATTGCCCAGTCGCAATCGATTCTCGAGTTTTTCCTCAGTGGGTCCATGGCCAAGGTCATCACCCTGCTGACCGTGGTGGGCATTCTGATGTTCCGTCCCCAAGGGCTCTTTGCAAGCAAGGTGCGTCGCTAA
- the cysW gene encoding sulfate/thiosulfate ABC transporter permease CysW, translated as MSKSKSTLRIGDQPWVKWSLIGSALALVLLLLVVPLILIFAQAFSAGTESLWVNLTDTYTLSAIGLTLLVAAITVPINLVFGVFLAWLVTRFEFPGRKLLITLIDIPFAVSPVVAGLLYLLLYGSNGWLGSWLMDQDIQLMFAWPGIVMVTVFVTCPFVARELIPLMQQQGREEEEAAVVLGASGWQLFRKVTLPNIQWALLYGVVLTNARAVGEFGAVSVVSGNIRGETNTLPLHVELLYQDYNVAGAFTSASLLAGIALLTLLVKSFVEWRQARQRAPESDQADSL; from the coding sequence ATGAGCAAATCCAAGTCTACGTTACGCATTGGTGACCAGCCCTGGGTCAAATGGAGCCTCATTGGTTCGGCATTGGCGCTTGTACTGTTGCTGCTGGTAGTGCCTCTTATATTGATTTTTGCCCAGGCCTTCTCGGCCGGCACTGAGAGTTTGTGGGTCAACTTGACCGACACCTATACCCTGTCTGCAATAGGCCTGACGCTTCTGGTCGCCGCCATCACGGTGCCGATCAATTTGGTGTTTGGGGTGTTTCTCGCTTGGCTGGTGACGCGTTTCGAGTTCCCGGGCCGCAAGTTGCTGATTACTCTGATCGACATTCCCTTTGCCGTTTCTCCTGTGGTCGCAGGCCTACTGTACCTGCTGCTGTATGGCAGCAATGGTTGGCTGGGAAGTTGGTTGATGGACCAGGATATCCAGTTGATGTTCGCCTGGCCGGGTATTGTCATGGTGACGGTATTTGTTACTTGCCCCTTTGTTGCGCGTGAGCTTATTCCATTGATGCAGCAGCAGGGGCGGGAAGAAGAGGAGGCTGCAGTAGTGCTCGGCGCCTCTGGCTGGCAGTTGTTTCGTAAGGTCACCTTGCCAAATATTCAGTGGGCGCTGCTGTATGGCGTGGTCTTGACCAATGCGCGAGCGGTCGGCGAGTTTGGCGCGGTGTCGGTAGTGTCCGGCAACATCCGTGGCGAAACCAATACCCTGCCGCTGCATGTTGAGCTGTTGTATCAGGATTACAACGTTGCCGGCGCATTTACCAGCGCCTCGCTCCTGGCTGGTATTGCACTGCTGACCCTGCTGGTGAAGAGCTTTGTGGAGTGGCGTCAGGCGCGCCAACGTGCCCCCGAATCAGACCAGGCGGACAGTCTTTGA
- the urtA gene encoding urea ABC transporter substrate-binding protein, translating into MAGAAEVNTTGLAVTDDTVQVGILHSITGTMAISETGSVEAEKLAIEQINAAGGVLGRQIEIIQEDGASDWPTFAEKARKLLVQDNVAAVFGCWTSASRKAVLPVFEKENGMLYYPTFYEGLEQSKNVIYTGQEATQQILAGLDWIAKEKDAKTFYLVGSDYIWPRTSNKIARKHIETVLGGTVVGEEYYPLGNTNFGSLINKIRLKKPDVVYSSIVGGSNVAWWKQLKAAGITADRQTIMTISVTEDEVLGIGGENMEGFYSSMKYFQSLDNENNVEFVKAFKERWGDDSVIGDVTQAAYLGPWLWKAAVEKAGSFDVDAVAAASAEIELTTAPEGYVKVHENHHLWSKLRVGQWQADGQAKVVYESDLIEPNPFPEGYQ; encoded by the coding sequence ATGGCCGGCGCTGCCGAAGTCAACACCACTGGCCTGGCGGTCACCGATGACACTGTGCAGGTCGGTATCCTGCACTCGATCACTGGCACCATGGCGATCAGCGAAACCGGTTCGGTAGAAGCTGAAAAGCTCGCCATTGAACAGATCAACGCGGCTGGCGGTGTGCTGGGTCGTCAGATCGAGATCATTCAGGAAGACGGCGCCAGTGACTGGCCGACCTTCGCTGAGAAAGCGCGCAAGCTGCTGGTGCAGGACAACGTAGCCGCCGTCTTCGGCTGCTGGACCTCTGCCTCACGCAAAGCGGTTCTGCCCGTGTTCGAGAAAGAAAACGGCATGCTCTACTACCCGACTTTCTATGAAGGTCTGGAGCAGTCCAAGAACGTGATCTACACCGGTCAGGAAGCGACCCAGCAGATTCTGGCTGGCCTCGACTGGATCGCCAAGGAGAAGGACGCCAAGACTTTCTACCTGGTCGGCTCCGACTACATCTGGCCACGTACCTCCAACAAGATTGCACGCAAGCACATTGAAACCGTGCTGGGCGGCACCGTTGTTGGTGAAGAGTACTACCCGCTGGGCAACACCAACTTCGGCTCGCTGATCAACAAGATCCGCCTGAAGAAGCCTGACGTTGTTTACTCCAGCATCGTGGGCGGCTCCAACGTTGCCTGGTGGAAGCAGCTGAAAGCGGCCGGTATCACCGCTGACCGTCAAACCATCATGACCATCTCGGTTACCGAGGACGAAGTGCTCGGCATCGGCGGCGAAAACATGGAAGGTTTCTACTCCTCCATGAAGTACTTCCAGTCGCTGGATAACGAAAACAACGTCGAGTTTGTTAAAGCCTTCAAAGAGCGTTGGGGTGACGACAGCGTTATCGGTGACGTAACTCAAGCCGCTTACCTTGGCCCCTGGTTGTGGAAAGCCGCCGTCGAGAAAGCCGGTAGCTTTGATGTTGATGCCGTCGCTGCGGCCTCTGCGGAAATCGAGCTGACCACCGCGCCTGAAGGCTACGTGAAAGTGCACGAGAACCATCACCTGTGGAGCAAGCTGCGTGTGGGTCAATGGCAGGCAGATGGTCAGGCCAAAGTGGTTTACGAGTCTGATCTGATCGAGCCAAACCCCTTCCCGGAAGGTTATCAATAA
- the urtE gene encoding urea ABC transporter ATP-binding subunit UrtE — translation MLKVSDLRVSYGMSEVIHGINLEVGENETVAIMGRNGMGKTTLFKSLIGMIPCSGGEITFNDRALSKLQSYQRVASGIAYVPQGRMVFPTLTVEENIMAGLEVTGRRKVPDDIYELFPVLLEMRHRKAGNLSGGQQQQLAIGRALAANPKVLLLDEPTEGIQPSIIKQLATTLNEIKQLRKISIVVSEQVLSFALNVADRMLVIDKGKIVHEAVGEQIDKAHISKYLSV, via the coding sequence ATGTTGAAAGTAAGCGACCTGCGGGTCAGTTATGGCATGAGCGAGGTCATCCACGGCATCAATCTGGAGGTGGGCGAGAACGAGACGGTCGCCATCATGGGCCGCAATGGCATGGGCAAGACCACGCTGTTCAAGTCGCTGATCGGCATGATTCCCTGCAGTGGCGGTGAGATCACCTTTAACGACAGGGCGTTGTCGAAGCTGCAGTCCTACCAGCGGGTGGCCAGTGGCATTGCCTACGTGCCACAGGGGCGGATGGTATTTCCGACCCTGACAGTAGAGGAAAACATCATGGCCGGGCTGGAGGTCACCGGACGCCGCAAGGTACCGGATGACATCTATGAGCTGTTCCCGGTGCTGCTGGAAATGCGCCACCGCAAGGCGGGCAACCTATCGGGCGGCCAGCAACAGCAGCTGGCGATCGGGCGGGCGCTGGCGGCTAACCCCAAGGTGCTGTTGCTGGATGAGCCGACCGAGGGGATTCAGCCGTCGATCATCAAACAGCTGGCAACCACGCTGAATGAAATCAAGCAGCTGCGCAAGATCAGCATTGTGGTGTCGGAGCAGGTATTGAGCTTCGCGCTCAATGTGGCCGATCGCATGCTGGTGATCGACAAGGGCAAGATAGTGCATGAAGCCGTCGGCGAGCAGATCGACAAGGCGCACATCAGCAAGTATCTGTCCGTCTAA
- a CDS encoding class I SAM-dependent methyltransferase yields MNPYERFVLPRLIDAACGMGDVMRRRAELIPQARGAVLEVGMGTGLNLQYYDAGRVSRIVGVDPAAQMQALARKRAAQIAIPVEMIAVGADGIASAADSYDTVVMTFTLCSIADPLPALVEMRRVLKPKGQLLFCEHGLSNEASVQRWQRRLTPWWKPIAGGCHLDRDIPGLLQQAGFALQELRQAYIAGPRPMTYLYQGAALKA; encoded by the coding sequence ATGAATCCGTATGAGCGCTTTGTCCTGCCCCGCTTGATTGATGCTGCCTGTGGCATGGGTGATGTCATGCGCCGTCGCGCCGAGCTGATACCGCAGGCGCGTGGCGCGGTGCTCGAAGTGGGCATGGGTACTGGCTTGAACTTGCAGTACTACGATGCGGGGCGGGTTAGCCGAATTGTCGGTGTGGATCCGGCCGCGCAGATGCAGGCTTTGGCACGCAAGCGCGCTGCGCAAATTGCCATTCCGGTCGAGATGATTGCCGTTGGCGCGGACGGTATCGCTTCTGCTGCCGACAGTTACGACACTGTAGTCATGACTTTTACCCTGTGCAGTATCGCCGACCCCTTGCCCGCGCTAGTAGAAATGCGGCGCGTGCTGAAGCCCAAGGGGCAGTTACTGTTCTGTGAGCACGGTTTGTCGAACGAGGCATCGGTGCAGCGTTGGCAACGCCGTCTGACACCGTGGTGGAAGCCAATCGCCGGTGGTTGCCACCTAGATCGTGATATTCCGGGCTTGCTGCAGCAGGCCGGATTTGCCCTGCAGGAGCTGCGCCAAGCTTATATCGCCGGACCGCGGCCTATGACCTATCTCTATCAGGGCGCAGCCCTCAAAGCCTGA
- the cysP gene encoding thiosulfate ABC transporter substrate-binding protein CysP, whose product MVSGFSVAGRLKGLVGMLAMSVGMVAPVQAVDQEILNSSYDIARELFSAYNAEFSEYWQQETGKSIEIKQSHGGSSRQAQAILQGLRADVVTYNQVTDVDILQQRGKLIPVDWRERLPNASSPYYSTMAFLVRKGNPKHIQNWDDLAREDVSSVMPNPKTSGNGRYSYLAALGYAQKAYPGDEAKSDAYLKSFLGNVAVFDTGGRGATTTFIERGIGDVLLTFESEVNNIVAQNPDAGFEVVVPKVSFLAEFPVTWIDRNVERNGTEAVSKAYLEHLYSEPAQRLIAGFYYRVHNETVKKEFADKFPELELLPIEEIAGSWENAMQVHFASGGKLDQLQRR is encoded by the coding sequence ATGGTTTCTGGTTTTTCGGTAGCGGGGCGCTTGAAAGGGCTGGTCGGTATGCTGGCTATGAGTGTCGGCATGGTTGCCCCGGTTCAGGCGGTAGATCAGGAAATACTCAACTCCTCCTATGACATCGCGCGTGAACTCTTCTCGGCCTATAACGCAGAGTTCAGCGAATACTGGCAGCAGGAGACCGGCAAGAGCATCGAGATCAAACAGTCACACGGTGGCTCCTCCCGGCAGGCGCAAGCGATTCTGCAGGGCTTGCGCGCAGACGTAGTCACTTACAACCAGGTGACCGATGTCGACATCCTGCAGCAGCGCGGAAAATTGATTCCTGTTGATTGGCGGGAGCGTTTGCCTAACGCCAGTTCGCCCTATTACTCCACCATGGCCTTTCTGGTGCGCAAGGGTAACCCAAAGCATATTCAGAATTGGGATGACCTGGCTCGTGAAGACGTCAGCTCGGTGATGCCCAATCCGAAAACTTCGGGTAATGGCCGTTATAGCTATTTGGCGGCCCTGGGGTATGCGCAAAAAGCCTATCCGGGTGACGAGGCCAAGTCCGACGCTTATTTGAAATCGTTCCTGGGTAATGTTGCCGTATTTGACACCGGCGGGCGCGGGGCAACCACGACTTTTATCGAGCGTGGTATTGGCGACGTTTTGCTCACCTTTGAGTCTGAGGTCAATAACATCGTGGCGCAGAATCCGGACGCCGGTTTCGAGGTAGTTGTGCCAAAAGTCAGCTTTCTGGCTGAGTTTCCGGTTACCTGGATTGATCGCAACGTCGAGCGTAACGGCACGGAAGCGGTTTCCAAGGCCTACCTTGAACACTTGTACAGCGAGCCTGCTCAGCGCTTGATTGCCGGGTTCTATTATCGTGTGCACAACGAGACAGTAAAAAAGGAGTTCGCGGACAAGTTCCCCGAGCTTGAGCTGTTGCCGATCGAGGAGATTGCAGGCAGCTGGGAGAATGCGATGCAGGTCCACTTCGCCAGTGGTGGTAAACTGGACCAACTTCAACGCAGGTAA
- the urtD gene encoding urea ABC transporter ATP-binding protein UrtD, which produces MTSPILLAIEDLTVSFDGFKAVDGLNLYVERNEVRVVIGPNGAGKTTLLDLICGKTKASAGSIKFKDTELTKLVEHDIVKAGVGRKFQTPSIYENLSVRENLELSYPKGRNVFGSLFFKVTDKVQARVLEVARDIFLSDRLDTSAGLLSHGQKQWLEIGMLLIQDPELLMLDEPVAGMSVSEREATAELLGRISKNRSVIVIEHDMDFVKDIAHRVTVLHQGKLLAEGKMDEVQQNEKVIEVYLGH; this is translated from the coding sequence ATGACATCGCCCATTCTGTTGGCCATCGAAGATCTGACCGTATCCTTTGACGGTTTCAAGGCTGTCGACGGACTCAATCTGTACGTAGAGCGCAATGAGGTGCGGGTAGTGATCGGCCCCAATGGCGCCGGCAAGACCACGCTGCTGGATCTGATCTGTGGCAAGACCAAGGCGTCTGCGGGGTCAATCAAGTTCAAGGACACCGAGCTGACCAAATTGGTAGAGCATGACATCGTCAAGGCGGGCGTGGGACGCAAGTTCCAGACGCCCTCTATTTACGAAAACCTCAGCGTGCGGGAAAACCTGGAGCTCTCCTACCCGAAGGGGCGCAATGTCTTTGGCAGCCTGTTCTTCAAGGTGACTGACAAGGTTCAGGCGCGGGTACTTGAGGTGGCCAGAGATATTTTCCTGAGTGATCGCCTGGACACCAGCGCGGGTCTGCTCAGCCACGGGCAAAAGCAGTGGTTGGAAATCGGCATGCTGCTGATTCAGGACCCGGAGCTGTTGATGCTGGATGAGCCGGTAGCCGGTATGAGTGTTTCCGAGCGGGAGGCCACGGCCGAGCTGCTGGGCCGCATCAGCAAGAACCGCTCGGTGATCGTCATCGAACACGACATGGACTTCGTCAAGGACATTGCTCACCGCGTCACCGTGCTGCATCAGGGCAAGCTGCTCGCTGAAGGCAAGATGGATGAGGTGCAGCAGAACGAAAAGGTCATCGAGGTTTACCTCGGTCATTAA
- a CDS encoding sulfate/molybdate ABC transporter ATP-binding protein — protein MSIRLEGINKYFGQFQALKDISLDIPDGQLTGLLGPSGSGKTTLLRIIAGLETAEQGRILFHDQDVTALHVRERRVGFVFQHYALFRHMTVAQNIAFGLEVLPRAERPAAAQIRRQVADLLDMVQLAHLGNRYPSQLSGGQKQRIALARALAMQPQILLLDEPFGALDAKVRKDLRRWLRALHDELHFTSVFVTHDQEEALELSDRVVVMSAGKIEQVDHPQALYAEPESRFVFDFLGHVNVLDGTLRDQRVVQGEAWVTLPGDLHCAGEVQLYLRPHEVRLQDCPAGHAHLPLQIESISLIGAEVRLELTPCGWQAQEPWEVGISHVEFNRWQPQRGDRCYAVPDVGHLFDVQRSHPRTLSWVDG, from the coding sequence ATGAGTATCAGATTAGAGGGTATCAACAAGTATTTTGGTCAGTTTCAGGCCTTGAAGGATATCTCGCTGGATATCCCCGATGGCCAGTTGACTGGTCTGCTGGGGCCGTCGGGCTCTGGCAAGACCACGCTGCTGCGAATTATTGCCGGTCTGGAGACCGCTGAGCAGGGGCGTATTCTGTTTCATGATCAGGACGTGACGGCGCTGCATGTGCGCGAGCGTCGAGTCGGTTTCGTGTTTCAGCACTATGCGTTGTTCCGGCATATGACCGTGGCGCAGAACATTGCCTTTGGCCTTGAGGTGTTGCCCCGTGCCGAGCGGCCCGCTGCGGCGCAGATTCGCCGGCAGGTGGCTGATCTGCTGGATATGGTTCAGTTGGCGCACCTTGGTAACCGCTACCCCTCGCAACTCTCCGGGGGGCAGAAGCAGCGTATCGCGTTGGCGCGCGCGTTGGCCATGCAGCCACAGATATTACTGCTCGACGAGCCTTTTGGTGCGCTGGATGCCAAAGTGCGCAAAGACCTGCGTCGCTGGTTGCGTGCCCTGCACGACGAGCTGCACTTCACCAGTGTGTTTGTTACCCACGACCAGGAGGAGGCGCTGGAGCTGTCTGACCGGGTGGTAGTGATGAGCGCGGGCAAGATTGAGCAGGTTGACCACCCGCAGGCATTGTACGCCGAGCCGGAAAGCCGCTTTGTGTTCGACTTTCTTGGTCATGTGAACGTACTCGATGGTACGCTGCGGGACCAGCGAGTGGTTCAAGGCGAAGCCTGGGTCACCTTGCCGGGTGACCTGCATTGCGCCGGTGAGGTTCAGCTCTACCTGCGGCCGCACGAGGTGCGTCTGCAGGACTGCCCCGCAGGTCATGCGCATCTGCCGCTGCAGATTGAGTCCATCAGCCTGATCGGCGCTGAGGTTCGCCTTGAGCTTACCCCTTGTGGTTGGCAGGCGCAGGAGCCATGGGAGGTGGGTATCAGCCACGTCGAGTTCAACCGCTGGCAACCGCAACGCGGTGACCGATGCTACGCGGTACCCGACGTCGGGCACCTGTTCGATGTGCAGCGCTCGCACCCCCGCACGCTAAGCTGGGTCGACGGCTAA
- the urtC gene encoding urea ABC transporter permease subunit UrtC, translated as MDKWIAAFGGRQRLLQLLALAVLLLVILPLTLDIFRLNLVGKYLTYAFVAVGLVLCWGYGGILSLGQGVFFGIGGYCMAMFLKLEASSPENTAIQSTPGIPDFMDWNQITELPAMWMPFHSLTLTIALILTVPALFAFIIGAAMFKRRVGGVYFAIITQAIASIATILIIGQQGYTGGINGITDLRTLLGWDIRPDSSKYLLYFLCCILLIVCLLIGQFVLNSRYGKLLIAMRDQEDRVRFSGYDVANIKIFVFALAGVFSALGGAMFALQVGFMSPSFVGTVVSIEMVIFCAVGGRLSLIGAVYGALLVNLAKTLLSESFPQLWIVFMGALFIGVVLLFPQGLAGIYEDYVRPRVAALFSRKSSGKRSADDGVAQEAQS; from the coding sequence ATGGATAAGTGGATAGCAGCATTTGGGGGGCGGCAACGGTTGTTGCAGTTGCTGGCGCTGGCCGTCCTGCTTCTGGTCATTCTGCCGCTGACGCTGGATATCTTCCGGTTGAATCTGGTCGGCAAGTATCTGACCTATGCCTTTGTGGCGGTGGGCCTGGTGCTCTGCTGGGGATACGGCGGCATTCTCAGCCTGGGGCAGGGGGTGTTTTTCGGCATCGGCGGGTACTGCATGGCGATGTTTCTCAAGCTGGAAGCGTCCAGCCCCGAGAACACCGCTATTCAAAGTACGCCGGGTATTCCGGACTTCATGGACTGGAACCAGATCACCGAACTGCCGGCGATGTGGATGCCCTTTCACAGTCTGACCCTGACCATAGCGCTGATCCTGACGGTGCCGGCGTTGTTCGCTTTCATCATCGGTGCGGCCATGTTCAAGCGGCGTGTGGGTGGGGTGTATTTTGCGATCATCACCCAGGCCATCGCGTCCATCGCCACCATTCTGATCATCGGTCAGCAGGGCTACACCGGCGGCATCAATGGTATTACCGACCTGCGCACGTTGCTGGGCTGGGATATCCGCCCGGACAGTTCGAAGTATCTGCTGTACTTCCTCTGCTGCATCCTGTTGATCGTCTGCCTGCTGATCGGTCAGTTTGTGCTTAACAGCCGCTACGGCAAGTTGCTGATTGCCATGCGCGACCAGGAAGACCGCGTGCGCTTCTCCGGGTATGACGTCGCCAACATCAAGATCTTCGTGTTTGCCCTGGCCGGGGTGTTTTCCGCGCTGGGCGGTGCGATGTTCGCGCTGCAGGTTGGCTTCATGTCGCCGTCGTTTGTCGGCACTGTGGTGTCGATTGAAATGGTCATCTTCTGCGCGGTGGGCGGTCGGCTTTCGCTGATTGGCGCGGTGTACGGCGCGCTGCTGGTCAATCTGGCCAAGACCCTGCTGTCGGAGAGCTTCCCGCAGCTGTGGATCGTGTTCATGGGTGCACTCTTTATTGGCGTGGTGCTGCTATTCCCGCAGGGACTGGCCGGTATCTACGAAGACTATGTTCGTCCTCGGGTAGCAGCGTTGTTCTCGCGCAAGTCGAGCGGCAAGCGCAGCGCTGACGACGGTGTTGCACAGGAGGCACAGTCATGA